In Lacinutrix sp. Bg11-31, the DNA window AATGCCATAAATAATACTGAGAATAATAGTGTTTTAATAGAAGTATTAAAACCTGAATTAATTTCCAAACCCAACATTGGGCTCATTTATTATAACAATGAGCCCTTTTCTGGGATTTCTGTTTTAAATTATCCTAACGGAATTAAGGCTGAAGAAATTTTTTATGTTGAAGGTAAAAGACAAGGAAGTTATAAAAAATGGTATCAAGATGAAACCTTAAGTTTTGAATCTTACTACAACAACGGATTGCAACATGGAACAACAAAAAGCTGGTGGAAAGACGGTAGAATTCGATCTGAAGCAAATCACCTAAACGGAAAAGTTAATGGCGTTCAAAAACAGTGGTATAAAGAAGGCATGTTGTTTAAAGAAATAAATATTGTAAACGGAAAAGAAGAAGGTTTACAACGCGCTTGGCGTAGAAATGGAAAATTGTATAATAATTATGAGGCAAAAAACGGACGAATTTTTGGCTTAAAAAGAGCAGGATTGTG includes these proteins:
- a CDS encoding toxin-antitoxin system YwqK family antitoxin, whose product is MIIKELQVTFSKLFLALSIVLFFSCKHKEKDNNAINNTENNSVLIEVLKPELISKPNIGLIYYNNEPFSGISVLNYPNGIKAEEIFYVEGKRQGSYKKWYQDETLSFESYYNNGLQHGTTKSWWKDGRIRSEANHLNGKVNGVQKQWYKEGMLFKEINIVNGKEEGLQRAWRRNGKLYNNYEAKNGRIFGLKRAGLCYELEEEVVQTKKL